The Pseudophaeobacter arcticus DSM 23566 genome includes a region encoding these proteins:
- the cpaB gene encoding Flp pilus assembly protein CpaB translates to MRAVFGLVLIVGVALAGGAVMMAKNYISAYQNELARERANRGEVIPTTDVFVANSQLKYGERLTKDSVRKVRWPSESIPEGAFTSLEALFPPANPGDLRVVLRTMEKDEALLEAKLTNPGQDAGITSQLRRGMRAFAISVDVSSGVSGFLRPGDHVDVYWTGSVQHGANRGGQEITRLIEPSIELIAVDQSASSEVNGATIARTVTVAVQPEQVAALAQAQTTGRLSLSLVGAGDDTVASVVEVNQRSLLGLGEQLAPAPVEQKRVCTIRTRRGAEVVEIPIPCTN, encoded by the coding sequence ATGCGCGCAGTATTTGGACTCGTCCTTATTGTCGGGGTCGCCCTCGCTGGCGGCGCTGTGATGATGGCAAAGAACTACATTTCCGCCTACCAGAACGAACTTGCCCGGGAGCGCGCCAATCGTGGCGAAGTGATCCCAACCACAGACGTTTTTGTGGCAAACAGCCAGTTGAAATACGGCGAACGGCTCACCAAAGACTCGGTGCGCAAGGTGCGTTGGCCCAGTGAATCCATCCCCGAAGGTGCCTTTACCTCGCTGGAGGCCCTGTTTCCCCCGGCCAATCCCGGCGATCTGCGGGTGGTGTTGCGCACCATGGAAAAGGATGAGGCCCTGCTGGAGGCCAAGCTGACCAATCCAGGTCAGGATGCCGGCATTACCTCGCAGCTGCGACGCGGCATGCGGGCTTTTGCCATCAGCGTTGATGTGTCCTCAGGTGTGTCTGGCTTCCTGCGCCCCGGCGATCATGTGGATGTCTACTGGACCGGCAGCGTGCAGCATGGAGCAAATCGCGGCGGGCAAGAGATCACCCGGCTTATTGAACCCAGCATCGAATTGATCGCGGTGGACCAAAGCGCCAGCAGCGAAGTCAACGGCGCCACAATTGCCCGCACCGTCACCGTTGCGGTGCAGCCAGAACAGGTGGCCGCATTGGCTCAGGCGCAAACAACGGGTCGGCTGTCGCTCTCGCTTGTGGGCGCCGGTGATGACACTGTGGCCTCGGTTGTCGAGGTGAACCAGCGCAGTCTTCTGGGACTTGGTGAACAACTGGCCCCCGCGCCGGTCGAGCAAAAACGGGTCTGCACCATCCGCACCCGTCGTGGCGCCGAAGTGGTCGAAATCCCGATCCCCTGCACCAACTAA